GGCGTTCGAGGCATTCGAAGGCTGCGCCGGTGACCGAAACGTCCACGACATTGGCCTGAATGACCACGCCGTCGGACAACAGGATGCGGGCCCGGCCGCGGCCCGGCTTGCGCGGCGCCGTGCGATCCTCTTCAAGACCGAGACGGTCCTTGTTGAAACGCCAGGTGATCGCGTCTGCCAGCTTGTCGCGCTTGCGAAGCGGGGCATTGAAGCGGATCGAGATCTCTTCTCCGCTCTGGCGCACGACCTGGCCTTCAATGCGGCCGATCGATGTGATCATCAGGACGATGCGGGTTTCAGCGGCCAGATTCAGCCGCGCAATGATGCGGGCGCCACCGGGCGAAATGTCGACCAGGCGGCAGGCGTGCTCACCATTCGCTTCGGACCAGAACCGGCCGTGCAATTGCAGCGGCACACGGGCATGCCGCCGGCGCTCTTGGGCGCCGCGGGCGGCAATCTTTATCTTGCGTCGGTCGAGCCGGCCGGGTTCGTCATTCATCGCAATGACCTCCTGCGAACCGGCACTCTAGGCGCAAGGCGTTAAAAAGGTTTTGCCGTCACTGATCGTTTGCAACCTTCTGGGCGCCCAGACCCGTATCGACCCCGAGACCGGGAAAAATGCGGTCGGGCAGTGCCGGTGGATGGATCTCGCGCAGTAATGTGCGGACGACCGGGCGACCCTTGAAGGCGTCGGTTGAGTCGAGTGGCTGGAACAGGCCCAGCGTCCGGTCGATGGTTCCCGATGGTCCGCGCAGGGGCAGGAAGGATATCTCGACGGGCAGTTGGTGCATGTCGAGGCTGGAGGCCCGGGCGATCAGCGAGGCCGGCGCCGAACCGGTAATCGACGCCTCGAGCACGGCCTGGACATGGGTGCGATCATGACCGCGCCACAGCGACAGGAAGTTCTGGTCGCGGAATTCGCGTTGATAGAGGTCGCACAGATGGGTGCCGGCGAGTCGGAATATGTGGTGTTGCGGATCGGCACGCCACAGGATGAAGACATAGCCCAGCAGCCGCGCAATGTCCTGGGGTTCGATATCGGCACGGTGCGGTGCGCCGCCGCCCTGGCGTCGGGTCTGCCAGTAGGCATGCAGGGCCTGTGATTGCGCATGGCGCATGGATGTCTCCACTCATTCCGTCGGGTTGAGACGTGGCACACGGGCCGACGTTCATGCCTGTCCCGCTTCAAGATCGGGGCCATACCCCTGTGGCGGGAAAGCGGTCTGGCGGCATTCATCGGGTGCGCGAAATCGGCAAATGACGGCAAGCCCTCCAATTGGCCCTGCGTTTGCAAGACCGGGGGCAATACGTAAGGAGCACGACCATGCGCGTTTCAGCCCGGCACGCCTTTTTGATCCCAGCGACCGCTGCGTTCGCCCTGTTTGCTGCACCGGCTTCGGCCGGCGGTGGCGGCGGTGGCAGTGGCGGTGGCGACGGATGCTGTACACCGCCTCCGCCGCCCTCCTGCTGCACCCATGGCGGTGGTCACACGGTCAATGTCCCGAACATCAATATCCATGGCGGCAACATCAATGTCGGCGTCAATGTCTCGACGCGGGTCAATGTGAATACCAATGTCAATGTCAACGCGTCGGCCAACGCCAATGCCGGGGCCGGCGCAAGTGCGGGCGCGGGTGCTGTGACCTTCATCGGTGGTGGCTCCTACACACCGATGACGACAGCGCCGGCCGCGACCGCGATTACCGGGCTGAATGTCGTCGGTGTCGAGGAAGAGACCGAGTACGAATATTACGAGGAAGAGCGCACCCGTTGGGTCGAGGAATGGCGGGTTGTCCGGTCTGTCTGCGTGGACGACAACGGCACACCGCACCCGGCCTCGCGTGTCGATGCGGATGATCGCGTCGGCACCACGTATGACGGTGAAATTTTCCGCTGCATGGCCGGTACGGCGATGCAGACCACGATCGGTTGGGTCCTGGATGGAGTCTACAACTGGGACGACGCGCCCACCATCATGTGCCGCAAGGGCGAGGCTCTGCGCCATACAGCCGGCGGCAATCTTCGTTGCGAAACCCAGATCCCGCGCCGCAATTGCAATGAACGCTCGCTCCTGCGCATGCACGGGCCCGGTGTGAAAATGGTCTTCATGCGCCGCGAGGAACGCTACACCGAACGGATGCAACGCGAGGTCTCGCGTGAAAGCCGCCAGACGGTCTCCATGACGCTCATGCTGGACGGCGGCGTCGGCGGTTATCGCTAATCAGACTTTCAAGACATCATCATCCACTGACTGCCCCGGCCTGGTTTCAGGTCGGGGCATTTTTTGTGTCCCCAAGCGCCAATGTCGCCACGGCGCTTGCGCCTGGCGTTTTGGATGGGAGGGGAACGGGATGTCGGCCAATGCCGTCAACCGGTTTGATTTGAAAAACGTGACATCGCCGACATCCCGTTCGCGGAGATTTCCCGGACGCTCTCGCCCCCGATTCCAATGCGTCAGGTACTGAGGGTCGGTCGTTTAGTGCCCCTGGACCTGATCACACGCCCTGCCGGAGCTATGGATTGTCACATCCAAAGCGCGGACAGGCTCCGCAAGTTCCCGGGCACAAGTGACTGAGCTCGCGCCTCCCGTCCCGAAAACCGAGGGCAGTCTCCCATGGGTCAAATGGGGGGAGGATAAGTTTCCTGAATTTTATGCTGTGTGATGCGTTCCCTCTCCCCGGGGAGAGGGCCAGGGTGAGGGGTAAATCCCGGTGACCGCAGGAATTTCCCCCCTCATCCGCGCTACGCGCACCTTCTCCCTCGGGAGAAGGAAAGTGGTGCAGGACGGGGATAAAGGCACAAAAATCTTGTCATCCCGGCCGAATGGCCTGTGTGCGCAGGCGGCAGAGCCGCGACCTGTACGCGCCGCTATCGGCTGCTCCGGGCTTATGGGTCCCGGGTCTTCGCCCTGATCAAGTCAGGGCTCCGCCCGGGATGACAAAACTGAGGCGAGGTGACCTGGTTAGCCCCGCTCAATCTGCCACCAAAAACAACCGCAGAACGGACAATCACGCTCGGGATCAATCCCCGCTATTGCGCCCGTCTCAGAATGTGAATGTCGCCTGGGCGTAGCCGAACACTGTCCGGTCGGGGGCCGGGCTGCCGGGCGCGTTGTCGGCAAATCCGCCGGGCAGGAGGATGGAGGCGCCGAGTTCCAGTTCGAGACCGTCGATCAGGCCGCGATAGCGGACGCGGCTGTCCAGGGTGTGACCGATGAAACGTCCCGATTGGCCGCTTTCATCGCGCAGGCCGGCGATCACCCAGCTGTCTCGTGCGCTGTCGAGCGAGGCGGCAGACCAGGCCAGCCGGCCGTCCCAATCCGGGCTGGGTGCCAGTTCCAACCGCATGCCGGGCGCGTTGAGATTGGCCGGCGTGAGCGGCCCATGCAGGCTGGTATTGTTGAGATCGGTGCGGCGGGAACCGAACAGGCGTTCATACTGATCGAAGCGCCCGTCATTCGGGTCGTCATCACCGCTGGCCCAATAATACTCCAACGCCAGGCGCGGCTTCCAAGCATGCTCGAATGTGTAGCCAAGCGCCGCGAAGACCATGCCGGCGCTGACGTCCAGATTGGTGGTGTCGCTCGCGGCGCTGCCGGCCCGACGGCGCCCGAACCGCCAGGCCGCTTCAAGATCGAGATCCACCTGTCCGGTAGCCGGTGCGCGATGCAGGCGAAAGCCTGGCGTGACGTAGTGGCGATTCGGGGTCGGCGTGGCGTCGGTGTCGCGTTCCTCCAGACCGTAGACGAAGAGGTCGCCAGACAAGCCGGGCCAGAAATCCGGAATCAGGTCGGGGCGTTGGTAGTGGACGGCCCAGATGGTGCGGTTCCATTCTTCTTCATCGCCTGACATCTGATTGTCGCCGATCGCGGCGCGGTCCCCCGGGTGCCGCCCCACCGGGGCCAGCATCAGGGCGTGGAATTGGTCGCCGCGCGCGCTGGTCGCCGAGTAATAGGCGCCGGTATAGCTCTTGATCACATTGGCATAGCTGATCCGTTCGATCTGGCGTTTCGAGCCGATACTGACGGTCTGCCGACCCAGGGTGAGGCGGGCGTCGGACCCGTCCCCGAAAACGGACGGGGCGTCGACACGGACATAGGCCTGCAAGATGTCGAGCGGATTGACGGTCCCGGTGCTGAGCGGAGTTCCGATATCGTCGAAATAGGCACGGCTGTCCTGCAGCTCGATGCCGAAGCGCGCGACCGGGGTTGTCAGGCGGGCGTGAAGGAGGGTGCGCAGGAAGAGTGCCTGGTCGGAACCGGTGCGACCGGCGCGAAACTGGCCGTTGAGGCTTTCATAGCGGGCGCGGGTTTCGCCGGAGAGGTCGAACCGGAAATCGGTTGATGTGTCGGTCTGGGCCCGTGCGCCGGCGGCAGCTGCCATGAAGGCCGCGATGATCGCCAGCAGCCGGGCAGGGCCGGTGAACACACCGGTTTTCAGCTTGGATACGCAGAAACGCTTCATGACTCTTCCCGATTTTCACGCAAGATTGGATGATTGCACCACAGGCGCTTGCCGCTTAGCGTGCCCGGTTCAATGATTCAAGAATAATTGAAGTGACAATATAATGAACGACCACGACGCGGCGACCCGGCTTTCCACCCTCGCGCATGATGTCCGTTTGCGCGTGTTCCGGACGGTGATGTCGGCGGGCCCCGCGGGCATGCCGGCCAGCAAGATCGCTGATGCCGTCGAGATCTCGCGCAATAACCTGTCCGCCCACCTCAATATCTTCCTCCAGGCCGGTTTGATGGATGTCGAACCCTCGGGGCGGCAACGCATCTATCGGATCAATCTGACGGCCGTGTCGGACACGATCGGCTATCTGGTCGCTGATTGTTGCCAAGGGCATCCCGAGGTTTGTGATGCGCTGGGCAAGCATTTGCGGACGTCTTGTTGATTCAATTATACATGAATCATTGAATTTAATTCCGGCCATCGGCATATTCATTCCCGCCATCACCAATGGGAGGAATGAATGGCTATTTTGGGAATTATCGCAGCGCTGGTGACCCTGCAGGCTGGTGCGAGCGTCGAGCCTGCCGGGGCCGACATCAATATCCGGATCATCGGTCGTGGCACCGTGGAATGCGCGATCATGACGACCGATGGCAACGCCACCCGGCGCGCCCGGGCGCGGGCCTCGGCGTATGACGCCATCCGCGTGGACGACGCGCTCAGTGCCGCTTGCACCTATGGCGTGTCGGACGGTGGCGAACTGATTATCCGTTTCATCGAAACAGACGGGTTTGCCTGCCCGTTCGACGCCGGCATCGATGAGGAGAGTTGCAGCACGACTATCGACGGTCCCGCCGAAGGGGCATTCGAACTCGTCGCCAACTGAGCACCGGCGGGCCGCCACGTTCAATCCAGAAAAAAAAAGCCCCGGTCGCACAACACGCGACCGGGGCAGGGTTTCCCAAGGCTATGGGATTTCGTTAGTTACCCGCGTGCGGGTTCACTGTCTGGTAGGTGGCGGAATTACCGATCGCGGTGGCCGCGCCGGACAGGATCCCACCCGTATTCATGCTGCCGGTCACAAAGGAGCTGACCGCAGCATTATTGGTCTGGTTGGTATTGCCCCAGGCGGTGACCGGACATTCCGAACAGACATAGGTCGTGGCGGCATTGCCGAAGGCGGTCGCCGAGACCAGGGCCGAACCGCCGGCATCGCCGCCCAGGTTGGCCCGTGCGATGACGGCGCCATTATTGGTCTGGTCAAGGCCCATGAAAGCGTCCGCGCCGATATT
The window above is part of the Maricaulis maris MCS10 genome. Proteins encoded here:
- a CDS encoding alginate export family protein; translation: MKRFCVSKLKTGVFTGPARLLAIIAAFMAAAAGARAQTDTSTDFRFDLSGETRARYESLNGQFRAGRTGSDQALFLRTLLHARLTTPVARFGIELQDSRAYFDDIGTPLSTGTVNPLDILQAYVRVDAPSVFGDGSDARLTLGRQTVSIGSKRQIERISYANVIKSYTGAYYSATSARGDQFHALMLAPVGRHPGDRAAIGDNQMSGDEEEWNRTIWAVHYQRPDLIPDFWPGLSGDLFVYGLEERDTDATPTPNRHYVTPGFRLHRAPATGQVDLDLEAAWRFGRRRAGSAASDTTNLDVSAGMVFAALGYTFEHAWKPRLALEYYWASGDDDPNDGRFDQYERLFGSRRTDLNNTSLHGPLTPANLNAPGMRLELAPSPDWDGRLAWSAASLDSARDSWVIAGLRDESGQSGRFIGHTLDSRVRYRGLIDGLELELGASILLPGGFADNAPGSPAPDRTVFGYAQATFTF
- a CDS encoding PAS domain-containing protein, which codes for MRHAQSQALHAYWQTRRQGGGAPHRADIEPQDIARLLGYVFILWRADPQHHIFRLAGTHLCDLYQREFRDQNFLSLWRGHDRTHVQAVLEASITGSAPASLIARASSLDMHQLPVEISFLPLRGPSGTIDRTLGLFQPLDSTDAFKGRPVVRTLLREIHPPALPDRIFPGLGVDTGLGAQKVANDQ
- a CDS encoding PilZ domain-containing protein, producing the protein MNDEPGRLDRRKIKIAARGAQERRRHARVPLQLHGRFWSEANGEHACRLVDISPGGARIIARLNLAAETRIVLMITSIGRIEGQVVRQSGEEISIRFNAPLRKRDKLADAITWRFNKDRLGLEEDRTAPRKPGRGRARILLSDGVVIQANVVDVSVTGAAFECLERPRVGEGLRVGEMSGRVARILDNGFAVVFDPPEATAAGHEAA
- a CDS encoding ArsR/SmtB family transcription factor produces the protein MNDHDAATRLSTLAHDVRLRVFRTVMSAGPAGMPASKIADAVEISRNNLSAHLNIFLQAGLMDVEPSGRQRIYRINLTAVSDTIGYLVADCCQGHPEVCDALGKHLRTSC